One window from the genome of Malus domestica chromosome 01, GDT2T_hap1 encodes:
- the LOC103418293 gene encoding ribonucleoside-diphosphate reductase large subunit, whose translation MYVVKRDGRQEAVHFDKITARLKKLSYGLSTDHCDPVLVAQKVCAGVYKGVTTSQLDELAAETAAAMTANHPDYACLAARIVVSNLHKNTMKSFSETIKMMYNHVSERSGLKAPLIADDVYEIIMKNAACLDSEIIYDRDFDYDYFGFKTLERSYLLKVQGKVVERPQHMLMRVSVGIHKDDIDSVIRTYHLMSQRWFTHASPTLFNSGTPRPQLSSCFLVCLKDDSIEGIYDTLKECAVISKSAGGIGVSVHNIRATGSYIRGTNGTSNGIVPMLRVFNDTARYVDQGGGKRKGAFAVYLEPWHADIFEFLDLRKNHGKEEHRARDLFYALWVPDLFMERVQKDGNWSLFCPNESPGLSDCWGENFEQLYTRYEREGKAKKVVQAQQLWFEILKSQMETGTPYMLFKDTCNRKSNQQNLGTIKSSNLCTEIIEYTSPTETAVCNLASIALPRYVREMGVPVESHPSKLVGSRGSKNRYFDFDKLAEVTAIVTANLNKIIDVNYYPVDSAKTSNLRNRPIGIGVQGLADTFILLGLPFDSAEAQQLNKDIFETVYYHALKASSELAAKEGPYETYIGSPVSKGIVQPDMWGVTPSDRWDWGALRQMISKNGIRNSLLVAPMPTASTSQILGNNECFEPYTSNIYSRRVLSGEFVVVNKHLLHDLTEMDLWSPAIKNNIIYEDGSVQKIPEIPDDLKVIYRTVWEIKQRTLVDMAVDRGCYIDQSQSLNIHMDQPNFGKLTSLHFYAWTKGLKTGMYYLRSRAAADAIKFTVDTTILKEKPEVAEDDVGTQKAQMVCSLTNREDCMACGS comes from the exons ATGTACGTGGTTAAGAGAGATGGGCGGCAGGAGGCCGTGCATTTTGACAAGATTACGGCGCGCTTGAAGAAGCTCAGCTATGGCCTTAGCACCGACCACTGCGACCCTGTACTAGTGGCCCAGAAGGTCTGCGCTGGGGTCTACAAGGGCGTCACCACCAGCCAGCTTGATGAATTGGCCGCCGAGACTGCCGCTGCTATGACCGCCAACCACCCTGACTACGCCTGC TTGGCTGCTAGAATTGTAGTCTCGAATCTACACAAGAACACTATGAAATCGTTTTCTGAGAC GATCAAAATGATGTACAACCATGTCAGCGAGAGATCTGGGCTCAAAGCCCCTCTGATAGCTGATGATGTATACGAAATCATCATGAAG AACGCGGCTTGTCTGGATAGTGAGATCATTTATGATCGGGACTTTGACTATGATTACTTTGGCTTCAAGACTCTTGAGAGGTCTTACCTGTTAAAGGTTCAAGGCAAAGTTGTAGAAAGGCCTCAACACATGCTAATGAGGGTTTCTGTTGGGATTCACAAGGACGATATTGATTCTGTTATCAGGACATATCATTTGATGTCTCAACGGTGGTTCACTCATGCTTCTCCCACCCTCTTCAATTCTGGAACCCCAAGGCCTCAA TTGAGCAGCTGCTTCCTTGTTTGCTTGAAAGATGATAGCATTGAAGGCATTTATGATACCTTAAAAGAATGTGCTGTTATCAGCAAATCAGCTGGAGGAATTGGTGTCTCTGTCCACAACATTCGGGCCACAGGCAGTTATATTCGTGGAACAAATGGAACCTCCAATGGCATTGTTCCAATGTTGCGAGTTTTCAATGATACTGCTCGTTATGTTGATCAAGGAGGAGGCAAGCGGAAAG GTGCTTTTGCTGTGTACTTGGAGCCCTGGCATGCTGATATATTTGAATTTCTGGATTTAAGAAAAAATCATGGAAAG GAAGAACACCGAGCCCGTGATCTTTTTTATGCACTTTGGGTGCCTGATCTCTTCATGGAAAGAGTTCAAAAAGATGGAAATTGGTCATTGTTTTGTCCTAATGAGTCCCCAGGTTTGTCAGATTGCTggggtgaaaattttgaacagCTGTACACCCGATATGAAAGAGAg GGCAAGGCCAAAAAGGTTGTACAGGCTCAGCAACTTTGGTTTGAAATTCTTAAATCGCAGATGGAAACTGGAACACCGTATATGCTTTTTAAG GATACTTGCAATAGGAAGAGTAATCAACAAAATCTGGGAACCATAAAATCCTCAAACTTGTGTACTGAGATAATTGAGTATACAAGTCCAACAGAAACTGCTGTATGTAATCTGGCATCAATTGCTTTACCGCGATATGTTAGGGAGATG GGCGTCCCTGTGGAGTCACATCCATCTAAGCTTGTTGGTAGCAGAGGTTCCAAAAATAGATATTTTGACTTTGACAAACTAGCAGAGGTCACTGCAATTGTGACTGCAAACCTCAACAAGATAATTGATGTCAATTACTATCCTGTTGATAGTGCAAAGACATCAAATTTGCGAAATAGACCAATCGGAATTGGGGTTCAAGGTCTTGCTGATACCTTCATCTTGCTTGGCCTGCCCTTTGATTCAGCTGAG GCTCAGCAACTGAACAAGGACATATTTGAGACAGTATATTATCATGCTCTCAAGGCTTCTTCTGAGTTAGCAGCAAAAGAAGGCCCGTATGAAACATATATTGGCAGTCCTGTGAGCAAG GGAATTGTTCAGCCAGACATGTGGGGTGTGACACCTTCGGATCGATGGGATTGGGGAGCACTTAGGCAGATGATATCAAAGAATGGAATCAGAAATTCACTTCTTGTAGCCCCAATGCCTACTGCTTCAACTAGCCAAATTTTGGGGAACAATGAGTGTTTTGAACCTTATACTTCGAATATCTACAGTCGCAGGGTTTTGAG TGGCGAGTTTGTTGTGGTGAATAAACATCTTCTTCATGACTTAACTGAGATGGATCTTTGGTCTCCTGCAATTAAGAATAATATCATCTATGAGGATGGCTCGGTTCAGAAAATTCCCGAAATCCCAGATGATCTGAAAGTCATTTACAG AACTGTTTGGGAGATCAAGCAAAGGACTTTGGTTGACATGGCTGTTGATAGGGGATGTTACATAGACCAGAGTCAAAGTCTTAATATACATATGGACCAACCCAACTTTGGGAAGCTTACTTCATTACACTTCTATGCTTGGACAAAG GGTCTGAAAACAGGGATGTATTATCTGCGGTCTCGTGCAGCAGCTGATGCCATCAAGTTTACTGTTGATACTACAATTCTCAAA GAAAAGCCAGAGGTAGCAGAAGATGATGTTGGTACACAAAAGGCACAGATGGTATGCTCTCTGACAAACCGGGAAGATTGCATGGCCTGCGGAAGTTAG